The Streptomyces sp. B3I8 nucleotide sequence GGGCGTGGTCGAACCGCCCGAACCCGGTGCCCGGGACGCCGAGCGCTGGACGGAGGAGTGGGGGCTGGCCGAGCACCTCGGCCGCTCCTGGTTCGCGGCGCCGTTCCTGTGGGCCGAGAGCTACTTCTACCGCCGCTTCCTCGACGCGCTCGGCTACTTCGGCACCGGGCCCTGGCGCGGCGTCGACCCGTTCCGCCCGTTCAAACTCGCCGAGCTCGCCGGGCCGGAGACCGACGAGGAACTCGCGGCCCTCGACGCGCTCGCCGACCGCCCGCCGGCCGAGCGCGCCGCCGCCCTGCTGCACGGCTCCCTGTGGGGCAACAGCGCGGACCTCGGCTTCCGGCTCTCCGTCGAGAGCGGCCACGGAGCGGGCACGGGCGCCGGGCCCGCCGCCGACGCCCGCCTCGTCGCCGACGACAGCGAGACACTGTGGTCGATGCTGCCCGTCCCCACCCTGTGCCTGGTCGCCGACAACGCCGGGCGCGAACTCGTCCCCGACCTGCTGCTCGTCGACCATCTGCTGCGCCACGGCGGCGCCGAGCGCGCCGTGCTGCACGTCAAACCCCACCCCTACTACGTCTCCGACGCGACCACCGCCGACGTCCTGGACGCGATCGACCGGCTGCACCGCGCGCCCGGCGAGGCGGGTGCCGCCGGGCGCCGGCTGTGGTCGGCGCTGGCCGGCGGCCGGCTCGTCCTGCGTGCCCACCCGTTCTCCTGCGCGCCCCTGCCGTACGCCGACATGCCCGACGACCTGCGCCGCGAGTTCGCCGCCGCCGACCTCACGATCCTCAAGGGCGACCTCAACTACCGCCGCCTGGTGGGCGACCGGCTCTGGCCGCCGACCACGCCGTTCGCCCGGCCGACCGCGTACTTCCCCGGCCCGGTGGTGGCGCTGCGCACCCTGAAGTCCGACGTGATCACCGGACTCGACCCGCACACGGAGACCACCCTCGTCGAGACGGAGGGGCAGCGCTGGCGCACCAGCGGGGCGCACGCGCTGATCCAGGTGCGCCCCTGACGAGCCCCGTACATCCCCCTGACGCGCCCCGGTACCACCCCGACAACCCCGCGCCACCGCTTCACGCGATGGTGTGATCATGTTCCGCCGTCCGGATGCGCGGCCGGAGCCCTGGGCAGGACCCGGCCATGACGCAGCCGTTCCGCCTCCCGCACTTCTACATGCCGTATCCCGCGCGGCTCAATCCGCACCTCGACGAGGCGCGCGCGCACTCGACCGCCTGGGCGCGCGAGAGGGGCATGCTCGAGGGCTCCGGCGTCTGGGAACAGTCCGACCTCGACGCGCACGACTACGGCCTGCTGTGCGCGTACACGCACCCCGACTGCGACGGTCCGGCCCTCTCGCTCATCACCGACTGGTACGTGTGGGTGTTCTTCTTCGACGACCACTTCCTGGAGCTGTTCAAGCGCACCCAGGACCGCGCGGCCGGCAAGGCGCACCTGGACCGGCTGCCCCTGTTCATGCCGGCCGACCCCGCCACCCCCGTGCCCGAGCCGCAGAACCCGGTCGAGGCGGGTCTCGCCGACCTGTGGGCCCGTACGGTCCCGGCGATGTCGGCCGACTGGCGGCGCCGCTTCGCCGTCGCCACCGAACACCTGCTCAACGAGTCCCTGTGGGAGCTGTCCAACATCAACGAGGGGCGGATCGCCAACCCCGTCGAGTACATCGAGATGCGCCGCAAGGTCGGCGGCGCCCCCTGGTCCGCCGGCCTCGTGGAGTACGCCACCGCCGAGGTCCCCGCGCGCGTCGCCCGCTCGCGCCCGCTGCGGGTCCTGATGGAGACGTTCTCCGACGGCGTCCACCTGCGCAACGACCTCTTCTCCTACCAGCGCGAGGTCGAGGACGAGGGCGAACTGAGCAACGGCGTCCTCGTCCTGGAGACGTTCTTCGGCTGCACCACGCAGCAGGCCGCCGAGACGGTCAACGACATCCTGACCTCCCGGCTCCACCAGTTCGAGCACACGGCACTCACCGAGGTCCCCGCACTCGCCCTGGAGCACGGCCTCGCACCGGACGAGGTCGCGGCGATCGCGGCGTACACGCGGGGACTGCAGGACTGGCAGTCCGGCGGCCACGAATGGCACCTGCGCTCCAGCCGCTACATGAACGAGGGCGCCCTCGCGGCCCGCCGCCCCCTCGGCCTGCCGGCCACGGGTGCCTTTGCCGCCGACGTCCGGGGACTGCTCGCCGACGCCGGTGTCGAGCGGCTGCGCGCCCACACGCACATCCCGTTCCAGAAGGTCGGCCCCTCCCGCATCCCCGAGATCCGCATGCCGTTCACGCTCCGGCTCAGCGAACACCTCGACGGCGCCCGCGCCCGGCTGCTGCCCTGGGCGTTCGCATCGGGCATGCTCTCCGAGGGCGTCTGGGACGAGGACAAGCTCGCCTCCTGCGACCTGCCCCTGTGCGCCGCCGGCCTCCACCCCGACGCCACCCCCGAGGCCCTCGACCTCGCCTCCCAGTGGCTCGCCTGGGGCACCTACGGCGACGACTACTACCCCGTGATGTACGGCCACCGACGCGACCTCGCCGGGGCGAAGCTGTGCACCGAACGGCTGTCGGCGTGCATGCCGGTCGACGGTGAGGCGCCGCTGGTGCCGGCCAACGCGCTGGAGCGCTCACTGACCGACCTGTGGCAGCGCACCACGGCCGGCATGGACCTCGACCAGCGCCGCACGATGCGGCGCTCGGTCGACGTGATGACGGCGAGCTGGGTGTGGGAGCTGTCCAACCAGGCCCAGCACCGCGTCCCCGACCCCGTCGACTACCTGGAGATGCGCCGGGACACCTTCGGCTCCGACCTCACCAAGAACCTGTGCCGGATGGGACACGCGCCCAACGTGGCCGCCGAGGTGTACACCAGCGGGCCGATCTGCTCGCTGGAGAACGCGGCGATGGACTACGCGGTGCTCCTCAACGACGTGTTCTCCTACCAGAAGGAGATCGAGTACGAGGGAGAGATCCACAACGGGGTCCTCGTCGTGCAGAACTTCTTCCGCTGCGGGTACGACGAGGCGGTGCGTGTCGTCGGGGACCTGATGAACCAGCGGATGGAACAGTTCGAGCACGTCTCCGCGCACGAACTCCCCGTCCTCTACGAGGACTTCGCCCTCTCTCCCGACGCGCGGGCGACGATGGAGGGGTATGTGGTCCAACTCCAGAACTGGATGTCCGGCATCCTCAACTGGCACCAGCACGTGGACCGCTACCGGGCGGACTACCTCGCCCGCAGAGCCCACGGCTTCGTCCCGGACCACACGCCTGCGCGGCTCGCCGGCCGTGTGTGAAGGGGCGCGGGGCTGTGCCGATCCGCGGCAACCGCCGCGGGGCGCGACCGGCCACGACGAACCCGCACCCGGCGACAAGGGAAACCGTCACGCCGGCCGCCCGTTCACCCCCCCGGCGCGGCGCCGTCGCGCCCAGCGCTGCTCGAGGCGGCGCCCGTGACAGGCAATCCACTCGCATCCACCCCCGCCGGGAGGCAGGATGGCGGCAGTGGACCTTGGAGGCACGATGGCCGTCGCCACGGGGAGTGACCCCGCCCTCTTCACCGCCGCCGACTACGCGGCCCGGATGCGCCGCGCCGCGAGGAGCGCCGCCGACGCCGGGCTCGACGGCGTACTGATCGCACCCGGACCGGACCTGCTGTGGCTGACCGGCTACCGGCCGGTGGAGACCGAGCGGCTCACCCTCCTCGTGCTGCGCGCCGGCCAGGACCCCGTCCTGGTGGTGCCGACCCTGGAGGCTCCCGACGCGGCCGGCTCCGCCGGCGGCCCCGCGCTCACCCTGCGCGACTGGACCGACGGCCAGGACCCGTACGAGGCCGCCGGCTCCCTCCTCGTACCCGCCGGCCGCTTCGGGATCAGCGACAACGCCTGGGCGATGCACCTGCTCGGCCTGCGCCGACGGCTCCCGGACTCGGACCATGTCGCGCTCACCGAGGCGCTGCCGATGCTCCGCGCCGTCAAGGACGCCGCCGAACTGGAGCGGCTCGCCGCGGCGGGCGCCGCCGCGGACGCCGCGTTCGAGGAGATCCGAAAGGTGGCCTTCGCCGGTCGCCGGGAGCGGGAGGTCGCCGCCGACCTCGCCGCACTGCTGCTCCGCCACGGCCACTCCCAGGTGGACTTCACCGTCGTCGGCTCCGGCCCCAACGGCGCCAACCCGCACCACGAGGCCGACGACCGCGTCATCGAACGCGGCGACATGGTCGTTCTGGACTTCGGCGGCCTCAAGCACGGCTACGGCTCCGACACCACCCGCACCGTCCACGTCGGCGAGCCCACCGACGAGGAACGCCGCGTCCACGACATCGTCCGGCAGGCCCAGGAGGCC carries:
- a CDS encoding damage-control phosphatase ARMT1 family protein → MSEAAAPAPVIVSDDPASFPHGVLAERHPALVARVLDTVPYGPDERAALTALLDNHLKGVVEPPEPGARDAERWTEEWGLAEHLGRSWFAAPFLWAESYFYRRFLDALGYFGTGPWRGVDPFRPFKLAELAGPETDEELAALDALADRPPAERAAALLHGSLWGNSADLGFRLSVESGHGAGTGAGPAADARLVADDSETLWSMLPVPTLCLVADNAGRELVPDLLLVDHLLRHGGAERAVLHVKPHPYYVSDATTADVLDAIDRLHRAPGEAGAAGRRLWSALAGGRLVLRAHPFSCAPLPYADMPDDLRREFAAADLTILKGDLNYRRLVGDRLWPPTTPFARPTAYFPGPVVALRTLKSDVITGLDPHTETTLVETEGQRWRTSGAHALIQVRP
- the cyc2 gene encoding germacradienol/geosmin synthase Cyc2 codes for the protein MTQPFRLPHFYMPYPARLNPHLDEARAHSTAWARERGMLEGSGVWEQSDLDAHDYGLLCAYTHPDCDGPALSLITDWYVWVFFFDDHFLELFKRTQDRAAGKAHLDRLPLFMPADPATPVPEPQNPVEAGLADLWARTVPAMSADWRRRFAVATEHLLNESLWELSNINEGRIANPVEYIEMRRKVGGAPWSAGLVEYATAEVPARVARSRPLRVLMETFSDGVHLRNDLFSYQREVEDEGELSNGVLVLETFFGCTTQQAAETVNDILTSRLHQFEHTALTEVPALALEHGLAPDEVAAIAAYTRGLQDWQSGGHEWHLRSSRYMNEGALAARRPLGLPATGAFAADVRGLLADAGVERLRAHTHIPFQKVGPSRIPEIRMPFTLRLSEHLDGARARLLPWAFASGMLSEGVWDEDKLASCDLPLCAAGLHPDATPEALDLASQWLAWGTYGDDYYPVMYGHRRDLAGAKLCTERLSACMPVDGEAPLVPANALERSLTDLWQRTTAGMDLDQRRTMRRSVDVMTASWVWELSNQAQHRVPDPVDYLEMRRDTFGSDLTKNLCRMGHAPNVAAEVYTSGPICSLENAAMDYAVLLNDVFSYQKEIEYEGEIHNGVLVVQNFFRCGYDEAVRVVGDLMNQRMEQFEHVSAHELPVLYEDFALSPDARATMEGYVVQLQNWMSGILNWHQHVDRYRADYLARRAHGFVPDHTPARLAGRV
- a CDS encoding aminopeptidase P family protein is translated as MAVATGSDPALFTAADYAARMRRAARSAADAGLDGVLIAPGPDLLWLTGYRPVETERLTLLVLRAGQDPVLVVPTLEAPDAAGSAGGPALTLRDWTDGQDPYEAAGSLLVPAGRFGISDNAWAMHLLGLRRRLPDSDHVALTEALPMLRAVKDAAELERLAAAGAAADAAFEEIRKVAFAGRREREVAADLAALLLRHGHSQVDFTVVGSGPNGANPHHEADDRVIERGDMVVLDFGGLKHGYGSDTTRTVHVGEPTDEERRVHDIVRQAQEAGFRAVRPGAACQDVDRAAREVIADAGYGEYFIHRTGHGIGVTTHEPPYMIEGEEQPLVPGMCFSVEPGIYLPGRFGVRIEDIVTVTEDGGRRLNNTEREMVLVE